The window TCTCCTCGATCGGCATGGCGAACAGCCGCGCGATGCGGAACGCGAGGGGGAGGGAGGGGTCGTGCTTTCCTGTCTCGATCGCGTTCACCGCCTGGCGCGACACGTCCAGCCGTCCGGCGAGTTCTGCCTGCGACCAATTGCGCTCGGCACGCAGCACCTTGAGCCGGTTCCTCAACGCAGCCCCCTGATCCAGCGGGTATGAAAGCCCAGATAGAATGCCGCTATCGCCCCGAACCCCGCGATCTCGGCCGGGATATCCTGACCCGAGCCATTGCCCCTGAAGCCGTCATACACCCCTTCAAGAAACGGCAGCGCGATCAGACCGATGACCACCGCGGCAAAGGCCAGCGCGGTTCC is drawn from Erythrobacter neustonensis and contains these coding sequences:
- a CDS encoding helix-turn-helix transcriptional regulator, translating into MRNRLKVLRAERNWSQAELAGRLDVSRQAVNAIETGKHDPSLPLAFRIARLFAMPIEEIFDDASDS